Proteins from a single region of Eremothecium gossypii ATCC 10895 chromosome VI, complete sequence:
- a CDS encoding AFR149W-Ap (NOHBY673; No homolog in Saccharomyces cerevisiae; Syntenic homolog of unnamed Holleya sinecauda gene.) — protein sequence MSKRSPNTPISGLQKKLKMSPPPSAALAGSSSAEKFRRQLLVMGFELQRVRELNQFLEWERQMQVE from the coding sequence ATGAGCAAGAGGTCACCGAATACACCCATCTCGGGGCTGCAGAAGAAGCTCAAGAtgtcgccgccgccgtcaGCTGCGCTGGCTGGCAGCAGTTCTGCCGAGAAGTTTCGGCGGCAATTACTGGTCATGGGCTTCGAACTCCAGCGGGTACGGGAACTTAACCAGTTCTTGGAGTGGGAGCGCCAGATGCAGGTAGAATAG